A DNA window from Loxodonta africana isolate mLoxAfr1 chromosome 7, mLoxAfr1.hap2, whole genome shotgun sequence contains the following coding sequences:
- the LOC100656754 gene encoding olfactory receptor 52H1-like: protein MHNLSCYNPGSFIFVGIPGLEKIHIWIGIPFCIIYLVAIVGNCSLLYLIAVEHSLHEPMFFFLSMLATTDLILSTATVPKLLSNLWLGSQEITFSGCLTQMFFLHLSFVVDSAILLAMAFDRYVAICFPLRYNTILTQQVIIKLVMSIVVRSFSVILPVVFLLKWLPFCRTRIIPHIYCEHIGVARLSSADISINIWYGFAVPLMTVVSDVIFIAVSYTFILRAVFHLSSQGARQKALSTCGSHVCVILMFYTPAFFSILAHRFGHSVPRHVLILFANLYVTIPPALNPIVYGVKTKQIQEKFILFFCLKKMQ from the coding sequence ATGCATAATTTGAGCTGTTACAACCCAGGTTCCTTTATCTTTGTTGGCATACCTGGCCTGGAGAAGATCCACATCTGGATTGGAATTCCATTTTGTATCATCTACCTTGTGGCTATTGTGGGCAATTGCAGTCTTCTCTACCTCATTGCAGTTGAGCACAGCCTTCATGAGCccatgtttttctttctctctatgcTGGCCACCACAGACCTCATCTTATCCACTGCCACAGTGCCCAAACTGCTCAGTAACCTCTGGCTTGGCTCCCAGGAAATAACCTTCTCTGGTTGTCTTACTCAGATGTTCTTCCTCCACCTCAGCTTTGTAGTGGACTCTGCCATCTTGTTGGCTATGGCATttgatcgctatgtggccatctgcttcccctTGAGATATAACACCATCTTGACTCAACAGGTGATCATTAAGCTTGTGATGAGCATTGTTGTGAGGAGCTTCTCTGTCATCCTTCCAGTTGTTTTTCTGCTGAAATGGTTGCCCTTCTGTAGGACAAGGATCATCCCACACATATACTGTGAGCATATAGGGGTTGCTCGGCTTTCCTCTGCTGACATCTCCATCAACATTTGGTATGGATTTGCTGTACCACTAATGACTGTCGTCTCAGATGTGATCTTTATTGCTGTTTCGTACACCTTCATTCTCCGTGCTGTCTTCCATCTCTCATCCCAGGGTGCCCGCCAAAAGGCCCTTAGCACCTGTGGGTCCCATGTGTGTGTCATTCTCATGTTTTACACGCCtgcctttttctccatccttgctcATCGCTTTGGGCACAGTGTCCCTAGGCATGTGCTCATCCTATTTGCCAACCTCTATGTCACCATCCCGCCTGCTCTAAATCCTATAGTTTATGGAGTGAAAACCAAGCAGAtccaggagaaatttattctcttcttCTGTTTGAAGAAGATGCAATAA